In Mustela nigripes isolate SB6536 chromosome 10, MUSNIG.SB6536, whole genome shotgun sequence, one DNA window encodes the following:
- the RAB25 gene encoding ras-related protein Rab-25: MGNRAEEDYNFVFKVVLIGESGVGKTNLLSRFTRNEFKQDSRTTIGVEFSTRTVTLGTAAIKAQIWDTAGLERYRAITSAYYRGAVGALLVFDLTKHQTYAVAERWLKELYDHAEATIVVMLVGNKSDLQQAREVPTEEARMFAENNGLLFLETSALDSTNVELAFQTVLKEILTKVSKQRQSSSRTNAITLGGAQVGQEQGPGEKRACCISL, encoded by the exons ATGGGGAACAGAGCCGAGGAAGATTATAACTTTGTCTTCAAGG TGGTGCTGATCGGCGAGTCGGGCGTGGGGAAGACCAACCTGCTGTCCCGGTTCACACGAAACGAGTTCAAGCAGGACAGCCGCACCACCATCGGGGTCGAGTTCTCCACCCGCACGGTCACGCTGGGCACAGCCGCCATCAAGGCGCAGATCTGGGACACGGCTGGTCTGGAGCGGTACCGAGCCATCACCTCCGC GTACTATCGTGGTGCGGTGGGGGCCCTGCTGGTGTTTGACCTCACTAAGCACCAGACCTATGCTGTGGCGGAGCGCTGGCTGAAGGAGCTCTACGACCACGCCGAGGCCACGATCGTGGTCATGCTCGTGGGCAACAAGAGTGACCTCCAACAGGCCCGGGAAGTGCCAACAGAAGAGGCCCGGATGTTTGCCG AAAACAATGGGCTGCTCTTCCTGGAGACCTCAGCCCTGGATTCCACCAATGTCGAGTTGGCCTTCCAGACGGTCCTCAAAG AGATCCTCACCAAAGTGTCCAAgcagaggcagagcagcagccggACCAACGCCATCACTCTAGGCGGTGCCCaggtggggcaggagcagggcccAGGGGAGAAGAGGGCCTGCTGCATCAGCCTCTGA